TGCGATTTGGATCTCACCGATTTCCGTCCGTTCGTATTCTGTCGGCAATGTACTCATCTTAGACTCCACACCCTTCAACAAAAAGTTGTTCATGATTTCAAGCAGCGAAAGCACGTCTCTTATTAAACATACTATATCATTTGGAGAACTTTATGACAAACAAAGTGAAATTGACTTAAACTTCATATTCCTCGAGGAATTTAATGTCAAAGCTTCCGTCCAAAAATACAGGATGCTCCAATAATTTCTGATGGAACGGAATCGTTGTATGTATTCCCTCCACCGCGAATTCACCCAAAGCCCTTTTCATCTTCGCAATGGCTTCCTGACGTGTTGGAGCCCATACAATCAGCTTCGCAATCATGGAATCGTAGAACGGGGAGATTGTATAACCGGGATAAGCAGCACTGTCGACTCGAACACCAAGACCGCCCGGCGGCAGATAAAATCCTATTTTGCCCGGTGAAGGCATAAAGTTACGGTCAGGGTCTTCCGCATTAATGCGGCATTCCATAGACCAGCCATTAATCACAATGTCCTCTTGAGTGAAGGAAAGTGGATTCCCCTCTGCTACAGAGATCATTTCCTTAATCAAATCTACACCGGTTACCATTTCGGTTACCGGATGCTCCACTTGAATACGGGTGTTCATTTCCATGAAATAAAACTGTCCATCAGACCCCAGCAAAAATTCCAAGGTGCCTGCACCAGAATAGTTCACTGCTAAAGCTGCACGTACGGCTGCTTCACCCATGGCCTCCCGGGTTTCAGGTGTCAAAACGGAGCAAGGGGCTTCCTCAACAAGCTTCTGGCGGCGGCGTTGTACAGAGCAATCGCGTTCGCCCAAATGCACCACATTACCATGGTTATCGGCAATAATCTGAATCTCTACGTGCTTCATTCCCGTAAGGAATTTCTCCAGATATACGCCGGCATTGCCGAAGGCTTTCTGAGCTTCCTGTTGAGCGGCAGTAATTTGTTTCACCAAGGATTCTTCATCCTCGGCAATACGGATACCCTTACCACCGCCGCCTGCTGTAGCCTTAACAATAATAGGATAACCGATATCCCGGCCCAGCATAATGGCTTCTTCTACATCCTCAACAATTCCGTCAGAGCCTGGAATAATCGGAACGCCCGCCAGCTTCATAGTATCCTTAGCTACGGCTTTATCTCCCATACGGGTAATGGCTTCCGGTGAAGGACCAATAAAGATAATATTACAGGATCCGCAGATCTCTGCGAAATCGGCATTCTCAGCCAAAAAACCATAGCCGGGATGAATAGCATCACATTCCGTCAAGGTGGCTACACTCATAATATTTGTAAAGTTCAGATAACTGTCCTTGGACGAAGTCGGACCGATGCAGTAAGCTTCATCTGCCAGCCGGACATGCAGGGAGTCCCGGTCAGGTTCTGAATAAACCGCCACAGTGGATATGCCAAGCTCACGGCATGCCCTGATAATGCGGACCGCTATTTCGCCGCGGTTGGCGATCAGCACTTTTTGAATGTTCATGCGTTTCCTCCCAAAAGTTATGCATACTTCTCGTTCCCTATAAATGTTACTCTGGTTTCACCAAAAACAGCGGCTGGCCGTATTCTACCAGTTGGCCATTCTCAGCCAGCACGGAAACGATTTCACCTTTAATCTCAGCTTCCAGTTCATTCATAAGCTTCATCGCTTCAATAATACAAACCGTTGATTTCTCACTCACACGATCGCCAACACTTACGAAGGAAGGCAACTCAGGAGATGCAGCACTGTAAAACGTACCTACCATGGGAGATACGATCTTATGTAATGGGCCCTCTTCAGGCAAAGATGATGGTTGCGGTGTAACAGGAACCTCACTCACAGGATGTGCTGCTTGCTGCGGATTCAGCGGTTGGTGGGCAGGCGTAAAGGGATAGGCATAAGGAGTCACCTGAACTGCTGCACCTTCAGCTTCAGTGCGATCCGGTTTACGAATAGCCAGCTTCATACCTTCGCTTTCAATCTCCAACTCGTGCACGGAGGATGTTTGGTCCAGCAATTTAATCAATTCCTTAATTTCGCTTAACTTGAACATACTTTAGTTCACTCCTTCAGCTGTCTCGCGAAGCCACTCTTCTTACCAAAAAGAAGAAACCGCTTCGCCGTCCACAGAGGGACGGTATCCGTTTCTCGTAAAAATATAAGTAAAGTATATAGAAGCCCAGACTTTCTTATATTCCAAGATAACTTTATGTATTATATCACAATCGCTAGAAATGGAAAGAGCCCGGGATAACCCGAGCCCTTTCGTCATATTTCTCTGATTTCATCCGCTGATATTACTCGGATACGTATTGTACACTGATCTTGTCCTGAGTTACGCTCAACTCTTTCATTACTAGATCGATGATGCCTACCGCCTGCTTCACGTCCAGCTTGTCGCTGAGCACGACTACCTTGTAAGTATCATCCTTCTCTTCTTTAACGATAGCTTCGCCATATTTAAGCTGCAACTTCTCTTCAATACCCGTAATTTTGGATTCTTTTTCCTCTAGATTACGCAGTTGCTCTGATGCCATGGCATTATCCGCCGGTGTTTTATCCATATCATTGATCAGAGCAAGCAAATCGTTTTGATCTTTTAGATTTT
Above is a window of Paenibacillus wynnii DNA encoding:
- the accB gene encoding acetyl-CoA carboxylase biotin carboxyl carrier protein, which produces MFKLSEIKELIKLLDQTSSVHELEIESEGMKLAIRKPDRTEAEGAAVQVTPYAYPFTPAHQPLNPQQAAHPVSEVPVTPQPSSLPEEGPLHKIVSPMVGTFYSAASPELPSFVSVGDRVSEKSTVCIIEAMKLMNELEAEIKGEIVSVLAENGQLVEYGQPLFLVKPE
- the accC gene encoding acetyl-CoA carboxylase biotin carboxylase subunit → MNIQKVLIANRGEIAVRIIRACRELGISTVAVYSEPDRDSLHVRLADEAYCIGPTSSKDSYLNFTNIMSVATLTECDAIHPGYGFLAENADFAEICGSCNIIFIGPSPEAITRMGDKAVAKDTMKLAGVPIIPGSDGIVEDVEEAIMLGRDIGYPIIVKATAGGGGKGIRIAEDEESLVKQITAAQQEAQKAFGNAGVYLEKFLTGMKHVEIQIIADNHGNVVHLGERDCSVQRRRQKLVEEAPCSVLTPETREAMGEAAVRAALAVNYSGAGTLEFLLGSDGQFYFMEMNTRIQVEHPVTEMVTGVDLIKEMISVAEGNPLSFTQEDIVINGWSMECRINAEDPDRNFMPSPGKIGFYLPPGGLGVRVDSAAYPGYTISPFYDSMIAKLIVWAPTRQEAIAKMKRALGEFAVEGIHTTIPFHQKLLEHPVFLDGSFDIKFLEEYEV